The Thermoplasma acidophilum DSM 1728 genome includes a window with the following:
- a CDS encoding protein kinase family protein, with protein MKPQIRIAALFGSVISLFTAVYVFFAYVAPDYTFLVYIKSYLLVIAASTNVIFYLLVIDTAIFAYIFLSYREFAEVKGKTTPDIEEKPEGKTKQQNNEKDRQDLVFREIKKWPSQFDYAQAFQNPSYSLSGDLSGYKIIRNPNVKMAGNTIYSSGNYGIIFKLENGGSYYAIKCFTKGSDLHRRYFEIGRHLQGRNVPCMVRFEYIENGVRTMKDPTTYYPVLKMDWVDGDSLYTFLKKNIDNGKEIRRIAGEFMNMVLDLKRNRMAHGDLSCDNILISNGRVIFVDYDGMYVPALRDMPSNENGHENFQRPDRKPGDFSENMDDFSALVIYTSLYVLSLRPEAWKFNGDDPDALLFRKADFLDPEKSEVFAYIKAMGGKSWRLASMIIKSLKSDGDGSIDLRKAISAR; from the coding sequence TTGAAACCGCAGATAAGGATCGCAGCACTTTTCGGTTCAGTGATATCCCTGTTTACTGCGGTGTATGTGTTCTTCGCCTATGTGGCACCGGATTACACCTTTCTAGTGTATATTAAGTCATACCTTCTGGTCATCGCTGCATCGACGAACGTTATATTCTATCTCCTGGTGATCGACACAGCCATTTTTGCCTACATATTCCTGTCATACAGAGAGTTCGCTGAGGTTAAAGGCAAGACAACTCCGGATATTGAGGAGAAGCCTGAAGGGAAAACGAAGCAGCAAAACAATGAGAAGGATCGGCAAGACCTGGTATTCAGGGAAATCAAGAAATGGCCGAGCCAGTTCGATTATGCACAGGCCTTTCAGAATCCATCATACTCCCTATCAGGGGATCTGAGCGGCTATAAGATAATAAGGAATCCAAATGTTAAGATGGCCGGAAACACCATATATTCCTCAGGAAACTACGGTATAATATTCAAGCTTGAGAACGGCGGATCCTACTATGCTATAAAGTGCTTCACGAAGGGATCGGATCTTCACAGGCGATACTTCGAGATAGGCCGCCATCTTCAGGGGCGAAACGTGCCGTGCATGGTTCGCTTCGAATACATAGAGAACGGTGTGAGGACGATGAAGGATCCCACGACCTACTATCCCGTGCTGAAGATGGACTGGGTCGACGGTGATTCCCTCTACACCTTTCTTAAGAAGAACATCGACAACGGAAAGGAGATAAGGAGGATCGCGGGAGAATTCATGAATATGGTTCTGGATCTGAAGAGGAACAGGATGGCGCATGGGGATCTATCATGCGATAACATACTGATCAGCAACGGCAGGGTGATATTTGTGGATTATGACGGCATGTACGTGCCCGCCCTCAGGGACATGCCATCGAATGAAAACGGCCACGAGAATTTTCAGAGGCCTGACAGGAAGCCGGGCGATTTCTCGGAGAACATGGACGATTTCTCGGCACTCGTTATATACACCTCGCTGTATGTGCTATCGCTGAGGCCGGAGGCATGGAAGTTCAACGGTGACGATCCAGACGCACTGCTGTTCAGGAAAGCGGACTTTCTGGATCCTGAAAAATCCGAGGTATTCGCATACATAAAGGCCATGGGCGGAAAGTCCTGGAGGCTTGCCTCAATGATCATTAAATCTTTGAAATCGGATGGCGACGGAAGCATAGACCTCCGCAAGGCTATTTCAGCGAGATGA
- a CDS encoding nicotinamide mononucleotide deamidase-related protein — MKNASVITVGNEILKGRTVNTNAAFIGNFLTYHGYQVRRGFVVMDDLDEIGWAFRVALEVSDLVVSSGGLGPTFDDMTVEGFAKCIGQDLRIDEDALAMIKKKYGQADLTPQRLKMAKIPPSCRPIENPVGTAPGLICAVGGKKVIILPGVPKEMEALLKAMEKDIIIPDTHYYDDSVIIADVMESAFAPYVDRIMKEFDGIYVKSHPRNVEVKNPELEIEISGFGEDEAALRKKIEDAIARAGEYAVKLGGSVKR, encoded by the coding sequence TTGAAGAATGCCAGCGTTATAACTGTAGGCAATGAAATACTCAAGGGCAGGACGGTAAATACAAATGCGGCATTCATAGGAAACTTCCTCACGTACCATGGGTATCAGGTGAGGCGCGGATTTGTTGTGATGGACGATCTGGACGAGATCGGCTGGGCCTTCAGGGTTGCCCTTGAAGTGTCCGATCTTGTCGTATCTTCGGGAGGCCTGGGCCCAACGTTTGATGACATGACTGTGGAGGGCTTTGCGAAGTGCATAGGCCAGGATCTTAGGATTGATGAAGACGCGCTAGCCATGATTAAGAAAAAATACGGGCAGGCAGATCTGACACCGCAGAGGCTGAAGATGGCCAAAATACCGCCAAGCTGCAGGCCGATTGAGAATCCGGTGGGAACGGCACCTGGCTTGATCTGCGCCGTGGGAGGCAAGAAGGTCATAATCCTCCCTGGAGTGCCGAAAGAAATGGAGGCCCTTCTGAAGGCGATGGAGAAAGATATAATCATCCCTGACACGCATTACTACGATGACTCAGTTATAATAGCCGACGTGATGGAGAGTGCTTTCGCACCATATGTTGACAGGATCATGAAGGAATTCGATGGCATATACGTCAAGAGCCATCCGAGAAACGTCGAGGTGAAGAATCCAGAGCTAGAGATAGAGATATCTGGCTTCGGCGAGGATGAGGCCGCACTCAGGAAGAAGATCGAAGATGCAATCGCACGTGCAGGGGAATACGCTGTCAAGCTGGGAGGTAGCGTTAAGCGATAA
- the pyrH gene encoding UMP kinase translates to MNESIVISLGGSVISGDPIDADYMKSFARILEASKYRRVGIVTGGGRTARSYISVLRKLNVNENVLDEIGIYATRMNALSMASLIPGSNPTIPFTVEDAVNLMNTYRFVVMGGTEPGHTTDTVAALLCERSATRTLINVTSVDGVYDMDPHRFANAKRFDRIGYREAIALSTKSSAGAGPNVFMDITALTIAMRSRIRVIVTSRDIDNLEKILKGDRAVSTFIDDDQRS, encoded by the coding sequence GTGAACGAATCCATAGTGATCTCTCTTGGAGGGTCTGTTATATCGGGCGATCCGATAGACGCTGATTACATGAAGAGCTTTGCCAGGATTCTGGAAGCTTCGAAATACAGAAGAGTTGGCATCGTAACCGGCGGTGGAAGAACTGCAAGATCCTACATATCCGTCTTGAGAAAGCTGAATGTGAATGAAAACGTTCTCGACGAGATCGGCATATACGCCACAAGGATGAATGCCCTTTCCATGGCAAGCCTGATCCCTGGTTCCAATCCTACAATACCGTTCACGGTGGAGGATGCAGTCAACCTCATGAACACCTATCGTTTCGTTGTCATGGGTGGCACGGAACCCGGCCACACCACAGACACAGTGGCTGCTCTCCTCTGTGAGAGGAGTGCCACTAGAACCCTGATAAACGTCACTTCGGTTGACGGCGTATATGATATGGATCCCCACAGATTCGCAAACGCAAAGAGGTTCGATCGCATAGGCTACAGGGAGGCCATAGCCCTCTCAACCAAGAGCTCTGCTGGGGCCGGGCCGAACGTATTCATGGATATAACTGCGCTGACCATCGCAATGCGTTCAAGGATAAGGGTCATAGTCACGTCAAGGGATATAGACAATCTAGAAAAGATACTGAAGGGAGATCGGGCTGTATCAACGTTCATAGACGATGATCAGAGATCCTGA
- a CDS encoding vWA domain-containing protein, whose amino-acid sequence MYDAEISRRNPGLFIFLIDQSRSMIRKMAGGSESKAKEAADAINRQIGELIMRCTKNDGVRDYFYVGVIGYGGEKGRASYLLDGEVVPVSRLAENPLRTEKRMMKVPDGSGGTVDVEYEFGVWFEPVANSDTPMVRAMNMAKEAIERWIDEHPSSYPPILINITDGQSTDGDPYPVAQSIMEMETEDGNPLIWNCHVSTENSAPLSFPYSENQLPNDMYARSLFKMSSVLPTKYINYAIETFPDIRDGSRSYVFNAQLEQMIEFIDIGTRGAISSME is encoded by the coding sequence ATGTATGACGCGGAGATAAGCAGGAGGAATCCGGGCCTCTTCATATTTCTGATCGATCAGTCCAGGTCGATGATAAGGAAGATGGCAGGCGGTAGCGAATCAAAGGCGAAGGAAGCGGCGGATGCCATCAACAGGCAGATAGGGGAACTCATAATGAGGTGCACTAAGAATGACGGTGTCCGTGATTATTTCTATGTTGGCGTTATAGGATATGGAGGAGAAAAGGGAAGGGCATCTTATCTGCTTGATGGTGAAGTTGTCCCGGTTTCCAGGCTCGCGGAGAATCCCCTCAGGACAGAAAAGAGAATGATGAAGGTACCTGACGGATCGGGCGGAACCGTTGATGTGGAGTATGAGTTTGGAGTCTGGTTCGAGCCAGTGGCCAACAGCGACACGCCCATGGTGAGGGCGATGAACATGGCCAAGGAGGCCATTGAGAGATGGATCGACGAACATCCCTCCTCTTATCCCCCGATACTGATAAATATAACCGATGGCCAGTCAACGGATGGCGATCCGTATCCCGTGGCCCAGTCCATAATGGAGATGGAAACTGAAGACGGAAACCCGCTCATATGGAACTGTCACGTTTCTACAGAAAACTCTGCCCCGCTGTCATTTCCGTATTCCGAGAATCAGCTACCCAATGATATGTATGCAAGATCCCTGTTCAAGATGTCCAGCGTGCTTCCAACCAAGTACATCAATTACGCCATAGAGACATTTCCAGACATAAGGGATGGTTCCAGGTCCTACGTTTTCAACGCACAGCTTGAACAGATGATAGAGTTCATAGACATAGGAACAAGGGGCGCAATAAGCTCGATGGAATGA
- the moaC gene encoding cyclic pyranopterin monophosphate synthase MoaC: protein MINISEKAISARTATATGRIHLRRSTIQAIREKKVKKGDVLEVSRVVGTQHAKNTFLQIPYCHNIPIEGVDVDFNVGEDYVEVSCTLTTTYKTGIEMEAISCVSGALINIWDMVKYLEKDESGNYPETRIDGIHVVEKRKTPV, encoded by the coding sequence ATGATCAATATCTCGGAAAAGGCAATAAGTGCAAGAACAGCAACTGCTACTGGCAGAATACACCTCAGGAGATCCACTATCCAGGCGATCAGAGAAAAAAAGGTGAAGAAAGGCGATGTGCTCGAGGTGAGCAGGGTTGTCGGTACGCAGCACGCGAAAAATACATTTTTGCAGATACCTTACTGCCATAACATACCCATAGAAGGCGTGGACGTGGATTTCAACGTCGGGGAAGACTATGTGGAGGTGTCATGCACATTGACCACAACGTATAAAACCGGAATTGAGATGGAAGCTATAAGCTGTGTTTCCGGAGCTCTGATCAACATATGGGACATGGTAAAGTATCTGGAGAAGGATGAAAGTGGAAATTATCCGGAAACCAGAATAGATGGCATTCATGTCGTTGAGAAGAGAAAGACACCGGTATGA
- a CDS encoding bifunctional aldolase/short-chain dehydrogenase, which translates to MQNRWAETKFDSDIDEVVYGSRLIGSDPDLVLHGGGNTSVKTTERDHAGRIISVLRVKNSGSNLGTIDSRGFTGIRMDDALAAAKIDKMTDEAMVDYLKKSMVNPSEPSPSVETFLHAFLPYKFVMHSHADAILSITNTDLPSDQIAKILGNVVVLPYIPPGFTLAKEVMNCFKKGIDGIVLRKHGLLTFGDTGKEAYDRHINIVSRAENFIREKTDGKFFKEEIPAVEYKKIAEYIPVIRGAVSKKKKKILYIDTSDEASRIARTEKTREMCSYGPATPDMLIRTKYDFLYLDDPSKAGEYIEKFASKYAEEYAEYVKDFAMHDPYPAVMVIRGFGIITAGTSYREAKIIDDLAIHSFRVNANAEQISRHEFISKREAYAMEYWPLEEAKLKKTTHKFLLGSIGLVTGAASGIGLEAMKKLAENECTVIGCDIDPSITDRCREVEEQYGVRAIPFVVDLSSESQILDMFGQFVREVGGLDILFNNAGILKSSKIVETSVEDLDRHYAIIGRASFITSREAMKIMISQGIGGNIVYNISKNLTHPGPEMVSYGSAKAFAAQVCHYVAKEGGRYGIRANIINPDKIFRGSKIWENGVLEARAKAKGQTVEEYVTGNLLRREVLPSHVANMLLAMVNEDIFGATTDAMVPVDGGIL; encoded by the coding sequence ATGCAGAATAGATGGGCAGAGACAAAGTTTGACAGTGATATTGATGAGGTGGTATACGGATCAAGGCTCATAGGTAGCGATCCGGATCTTGTCCTCCACGGTGGGGGAAATACCTCTGTCAAGACAACTGAGAGGGATCATGCCGGCAGAATCATTAGCGTTCTCCGGGTCAAAAACAGCGGTTCGAACCTTGGGACGATAGACAGCAGGGGTTTCACAGGTATAAGGATGGATGACGCTCTTGCGGCCGCAAAGATTGACAAAATGACCGATGAAGCCATGGTGGATTACCTGAAGAAAAGCATGGTTAACCCATCGGAGCCATCACCATCTGTGGAAACCTTTCTGCATGCTTTTTTGCCATACAAGTTTGTCATGCACTCCCACGCCGATGCTATACTTTCAATAACCAACACGGATCTTCCTTCTGATCAGATCGCGAAAATACTCGGCAATGTCGTGGTTCTGCCTTACATACCTCCTGGTTTTACGCTTGCAAAGGAGGTCATGAACTGCTTCAAGAAGGGCATTGACGGCATAGTGCTGAGAAAGCACGGCCTTCTTACCTTCGGCGATACGGGAAAGGAGGCCTACGATAGGCACATAAACATCGTAAGCAGAGCCGAGAATTTCATCAGGGAAAAGACGGACGGAAAATTCTTTAAAGAAGAAATCCCAGCCGTTGAATACAAGAAGATCGCTGAATACATTCCTGTCATAAGGGGTGCGGTATCAAAGAAGAAAAAGAAGATCCTTTACATAGATACGTCCGATGAGGCCAGCCGGATAGCCAGAACGGAAAAGACAAGGGAGATGTGCTCATACGGGCCGGCCACACCTGACATGCTCATCAGGACAAAGTACGACTTTCTCTATCTTGACGATCCATCGAAGGCCGGCGAATACATAGAGAAATTTGCATCGAAATACGCTGAGGAATACGCTGAATACGTAAAGGACTTCGCCATGCACGATCCATATCCTGCGGTTATGGTCATCAGGGGCTTCGGTATAATAACGGCAGGTACAAGCTACAGAGAAGCGAAGATCATCGACGATCTTGCCATACACAGCTTCAGGGTAAACGCAAACGCAGAACAGATATCCAGGCATGAGTTCATATCGAAGCGGGAGGCCTATGCTATGGAGTACTGGCCACTGGAAGAGGCCAAGCTGAAGAAGACCACACACAAGTTCCTTCTTGGATCCATAGGCCTTGTAACCGGCGCAGCCAGTGGAATTGGACTCGAAGCCATGAAGAAGCTTGCCGAGAACGAGTGCACAGTTATCGGATGCGATATTGATCCTTCGATAACCGACCGCTGCAGGGAGGTTGAGGAACAGTATGGAGTCAGGGCGATACCCTTTGTCGTGGATCTATCCTCGGAATCCCAGATCCTGGATATGTTCGGACAGTTTGTGCGTGAGGTTGGCGGCCTGGACATACTGTTCAACAATGCGGGCATACTCAAGAGTTCAAAGATAGTTGAAACAAGCGTAGAGGATCTGGACAGGCATTATGCCATAATAGGAAGGGCTTCATTCATAACCTCCCGTGAAGCAATGAAGATAATGATCTCACAGGGCATAGGCGGAAACATAGTTTACAACATATCAAAGAACCTGACGCATCCTGGGCCGGAGATGGTATCATACGGATCGGCAAAGGCGTTCGCTGCACAGGTATGCCACTATGTTGCAAAGGAAGGCGGCCGATACGGCATAAGAGCCAACATAATAAATCCCGACAAGATATTCAGGGGTTCCAAGATATGGGAGAATGGCGTGCTCGAGGCCAGGGCAAAGGCAAAGGGCCAGACCGTTGAAGAGTACGTGACCGGAAACCTCCTTAGGAGGGAGGTTTTGCCATCGCATGTCGCGAACATGCTCCTTGCCATGGTGAACGAAGATATCTTCGGAGCTACCACCGATGCCATGGTTCCGGTGGACGGTGGCATCCTCTGA
- a CDS encoding M24 family metallopeptidase yields MRFPEEVLKERYLRVQEKIIEKGLDAAVIRTMSTFIYITGIKWLRPSLIIPAEGDPTVLLADGEEDGFREMAWIKNVLSYSDGSQLMGEVVKYLKDLNAKKVGMEYAVERDAFIFFYDLFKKLNRNVEVVDITDILDDIKVIKDRYEIDYIMKAGEVTRKVAAALADLVREGMKETDIAAEAYYMLYKAGSEEPLIYINAGPNPRVHSEPLSTVTIRNNSIVTITLDADFSRYYVNKSLTIPIGNPGDTALNAIKCMDEAQKVAVENTRPGTKFIEVMEKLDETYKKYDMLRYRVIGYAHSVGLKPEEMPITTIVPKDRFVEVKPYMVLALGHAPLMIPGIGSVKIEETYVVDPSGNLIRCT; encoded by the coding sequence ATGAGATTTCCTGAGGAAGTTCTGAAGGAGAGGTATTTACGCGTGCAGGAAAAAATCATAGAAAAAGGCCTGGACGCTGCAGTAATAAGAACAATGTCAACGTTCATCTATATTACAGGTATAAAATGGCTTCGACCGAGTCTAATAATCCCGGCGGAGGGAGATCCAACCGTTCTCCTGGCAGATGGTGAAGAAGATGGCTTCAGGGAGATGGCATGGATCAAGAACGTTCTCAGTTACTCCGATGGCAGCCAGCTCATGGGTGAAGTAGTAAAGTATCTGAAAGATCTGAATGCAAAGAAAGTAGGAATGGAGTACGCTGTAGAGCGTGATGCCTTCATCTTCTTCTATGATCTATTCAAGAAATTAAACAGAAACGTTGAAGTCGTCGACATAACGGATATTCTTGACGACATCAAAGTCATAAAGGACAGATATGAGATAGATTACATCATGAAGGCAGGGGAAGTAACAAGAAAAGTTGCCGCTGCACTTGCAGATCTTGTCAGAGAAGGTATGAAGGAAACTGACATAGCCGCCGAGGCATACTACATGTTATACAAGGCAGGTTCTGAAGAGCCGCTTATATATATCAATGCCGGTCCTAATCCGAGAGTCCATTCTGAACCGCTTTCTACCGTAACGATTAGGAATAACAGCATAGTTACAATCACATTGGACGCAGATTTTTCCAGATATTACGTTAACAAAAGCCTGACGATCCCGATCGGCAATCCTGGAGATACCGCTCTAAATGCGATAAAATGCATGGACGAAGCACAAAAAGTGGCTGTTGAGAATACAAGACCAGGAACAAAATTCATCGAAGTAATGGAAAAACTTGATGAAACATATAAAAAATACGATATGCTAAGGTATAGAGTGATAGGATACGCGCATTCCGTGGGCCTTAAACCAGAGGAAATGCCTATAACCACTATCGTTCCTAAGGACAGATTTGTGGAAGTTAAACCATACATGGTACTTGCGCTTGGCCATGCTCCCCTGATGATACCTGGGATCGGATCTGTAAAAATAGAGGAAACCTATGTGGTCGACCCAAGTGGAAACCTCATAAGATGCACATAA
- a CDS encoding B12-binding domain-containing radical SAM protein — MKVLLIKPLNPTGSGYTTKFGFLPTPLGLQVLAAQARAIGINDVRIVDMEADDLTADQMVEYVERWRPDVIGITLHATAAHAFSQDLAKRIKAIYNPLIVAGGHQATFVPGELLDNGFDIIVLGEGDEAFRDVLEHYRDNADFSDIPGIIFKSGNMKIRTEKRELIDDLDRLPIPAFDLVDKERYTFKVFGEGSVATVETARGCPYACDFCSVTPTWGNKWRNKSNDRIMEELRIVKSLGYRWVFFTDDIFVVYPNVKQRSDLFDRIIEEDLGLKFIVQMRADVTSKNPDLIRKASQAGLTIAFLGIESGSEEVLKAMHKGIMTSASVNAVKILTQNNIVVLGGMMLGAPYESFRDMMKTIKFSRVLARAGIDAIQISTYTPLPGTRIFLDALRKNEIFTLDWSRYDILTPVAKTRVNPAIIQALTAYGYYSFYAYKWLHDRLHEVRAVGFKDQIMMNAQKFIMRMMPSYIKDIFRLPSDIMKTAILYRNGIRKRIATDEHVRELIADSSSIVYKETDVKNPYFKIKTQ; from the coding sequence ATGAAAGTTTTACTAATAAAGCCTCTCAACCCCACCGGTAGCGGATACACAACAAAATTTGGCTTCCTGCCAACTCCCCTTGGGCTCCAGGTGCTTGCGGCACAGGCCAGGGCAATAGGCATAAATGATGTACGCATAGTGGACATGGAAGCTGATGACCTCACGGCCGATCAGATGGTAGAATACGTTGAAAGATGGAGGCCTGATGTTATAGGCATAACGCTTCATGCAACGGCCGCACACGCATTTTCTCAGGATCTTGCGAAGCGCATAAAGGCCATATACAACCCGCTCATCGTTGCCGGCGGCCATCAGGCAACCTTTGTCCCTGGAGAACTACTTGACAACGGGTTCGATATCATAGTTTTAGGTGAGGGCGATGAGGCCTTCAGGGATGTACTGGAACATTACAGGGATAATGCTGATTTCTCCGATATCCCTGGCATAATATTCAAAAGCGGAAACATGAAGATAAGGACAGAAAAGAGGGAGCTGATCGATGATCTGGACAGGCTTCCAATTCCCGCCTTCGATCTGGTCGACAAGGAAAGATACACATTCAAGGTCTTCGGCGAAGGGAGCGTTGCGACGGTTGAAACAGCTCGAGGATGCCCATATGCATGCGATTTCTGCTCCGTGACTCCAACATGGGGAAATAAATGGAGAAACAAATCAAACGACAGGATCATGGAAGAACTCCGCATCGTCAAGAGTCTGGGCTACAGATGGGTATTCTTCACCGATGATATCTTCGTGGTTTATCCAAATGTGAAGCAGAGATCCGATCTGTTTGACCGCATAATAGAAGAGGATCTTGGCCTGAAATTCATAGTCCAGATGAGAGCTGATGTAACTTCCAAGAATCCGGATCTGATCAGAAAGGCCAGCCAGGCGGGCCTGACCATAGCCTTCCTTGGGATAGAATCCGGCAGTGAGGAGGTACTGAAGGCGATGCATAAGGGGATAATGACTTCCGCATCGGTGAATGCCGTGAAGATACTTACCCAGAATAACATAGTGGTGCTCGGAGGAATGATGCTCGGTGCTCCTTATGAAAGCTTCAGAGATATGATGAAGACCATAAAGTTCTCCAGGGTTCTTGCAAGGGCCGGCATAGACGCAATTCAGATAAGCACGTACACGCCGCTTCCCGGTACACGGATATTTCTAGACGCACTCAGAAAAAACGAGATATTCACCCTTGACTGGTCAAGGTATGATATACTTACACCGGTTGCAAAGACGAGGGTCAATCCTGCAATAATTCAGGCGCTTACGGCATATGGATACTATTCGTTCTATGCATACAAATGGCTCCATGACAGGCTCCATGAAGTGAGGGCTGTAGGTTTCAAGGATCAGATAATGATGAATGCCCAGAAGTTCATAATGAGAATGATGCCTTCATACATCAAGGACATTTTCAGGCTCCCGTCTGACATAATGAAAACCGCCATTCTTTACAGAAACGGCATAAGGAAGAGGATAGCCACCGATGAACATGTGAGGGAACTTATCGCTGACTCCAGTTCCATAGTGTATAAGGAAACAGATGTTAAAAATCCATACTTCAAGATAAAAACACAGTGA
- a CDS encoding glycosyltransferase family 2 protein yields the protein MRLNFQVIFFIIFFVSPAIFAYFTSSSVFVMPLVYVFWLLLAVSLATVIIFQWQMFKADRYTAKLIHRSAGSRLISFVVSYNENVEMVKKTLIAVKKANIFGETWLLDDSNDPKIVSGLAEVCEELGIKFVHRNNRRGFKAGAINDALKRVDDSYEFMAVFDSDQRPTPRFFNGVFSYFDRKMVAVVQMPQTYTAISTAISESAFFQQEVFLRKIMRARNGRSAFILGSGFVARISAIRSVGGFREDVVTEDLATSILLQSLGWEIVYVDSTDIWYGRPPETISAYLTQQGRWSLGGFQALSIILGLKLKLSVYAEYMAGWLYWIWVGPIRLVSIIILILFLDFRLITVMINPVFFVFFYFPYFIYSMLFYHYTASDGLMNYGIRGFFLHQGAELLLMFTVTSSFISWILRRRKPFKVTPKGVRGSYSFWQAMPMISIELLMTSTVSAGLVWIRETASRLMQLAIAVNIFFALYLIPFMIAASVILFTSNYNGEKNEISLHRINT from the coding sequence ATGAGGCTGAACTTCCAGGTCATCTTCTTCATTATTTTCTTTGTCTCGCCTGCCATCTTCGCCTATTTCACATCGAGCAGCGTATTTGTCATGCCTCTGGTTTACGTCTTCTGGCTCCTCCTCGCCGTTTCGCTGGCCACTGTGATAATCTTTCAGTGGCAGATGTTCAAGGCTGACAGGTATACGGCAAAATTGATCCACAGAAGTGCTGGGTCCAGGCTGATCAGCTTCGTTGTAAGCTACAACGAGAACGTGGAAATGGTTAAGAAGACCCTGATTGCTGTCAAAAAGGCCAATATCTTCGGCGAAACCTGGCTTCTTGATGATTCAAATGATCCGAAGATAGTATCTGGCCTCGCTGAGGTATGTGAGGAACTTGGCATAAAATTCGTTCACAGGAACAACAGGAGAGGATTCAAGGCAGGCGCTATAAACGATGCCCTGAAACGGGTTGATGATTCTTATGAGTTCATGGCGGTGTTTGACAGCGATCAGAGGCCTACTCCACGGTTCTTCAACGGTGTTTTCAGCTATTTCGACCGTAAAATGGTGGCCGTGGTCCAGATGCCTCAAACATACACAGCTATCTCCACGGCCATAAGCGAATCCGCCTTCTTTCAGCAGGAGGTTTTCCTGAGGAAGATTATGCGGGCCAGGAACGGAAGATCGGCATTCATTCTTGGGTCTGGATTCGTTGCGAGAATCTCTGCAATAAGGTCGGTTGGAGGTTTTCGAGAAGACGTAGTTACTGAAGATCTGGCCACATCCATACTCCTGCAGAGCCTCGGGTGGGAGATAGTTTACGTTGATTCAACAGACATCTGGTATGGTAGGCCGCCTGAAACCATAAGCGCGTATCTTACGCAGCAGGGCAGGTGGTCCCTTGGCGGGTTTCAAGCGCTAAGCATTATTCTCGGACTCAAGCTAAAGCTCTCGGTATACGCAGAGTACATGGCCGGATGGCTATACTGGATCTGGGTTGGCCCGATACGCCTTGTCTCCATAATCATACTAATTCTCTTCCTGGACTTCAGGTTGATAACCGTGATGATAAATCCTGTATTCTTCGTATTTTTCTACTTCCCATACTTTATTTACTCTATGCTTTTTTACCATTACACCGCTTCCGATGGCCTAATGAACTATGGCATTAGAGGGTTTTTCCTGCACCAGGGGGCTGAGCTGCTTCTCATGTTCACCGTGACCTCGTCCTTCATCTCCTGGATCCTGAGAAGAAGAAAACCATTCAAAGTTACGCCAAAGGGTGTCAGAGGATCATACTCATTCTGGCAGGCAATGCCAATGATATCCATTGAACTGCTGATGACCAGTACGGTCTCTGCTGGACTTGTATGGATCAGGGAGACAGCCTCAAGGCTTATGCAGCTGGCCATAGCAGTGAACATATTTTTTGCACTCTATCTGATTCCGTTCATGATAGCGGCCAGCGTCATATTATTCACGAGCAACTACAATGGAGAGAAGAATGAAATTTCTCTCCACAGGATCAATACCTAG
- a CDS encoding MogA/MoaB family molybdenum cofactor biosynthesis protein: MEERPHHGEKPGRLRIKIITVSSTRTPDTDESGRILEKHFEMHSISRTIIRDDPVQILSELFKDFTDYDAFVYNGGTGVSRYDLTSVTLRRVADKEVPGFGEIFRRRSEAQAGVFAYISSSNLFIIYGKPVFVLPGSPKAQDVGAKLILEMIDHVIYETRKE; encoded by the coding sequence ATGGAAGAGAGACCACACCACGGTGAAAAGCCAGGCAGGCTCAGGATTAAGATAATAACAGTTTCAAGCACCAGGACTCCGGATACGGATGAATCTGGAAGAATACTGGAAAAGCATTTCGAGATGCACAGCATCTCGAGAACAATAATCAGGGATGATCCCGTCCAGATACTCTCCGAGCTTTTCAAAGATTTCACCGATTATGACGCTTTCGTGTACAACGGAGGAACAGGAGTGAGCAGGTACGACCTGACATCGGTTACGCTGAGGAGGGTTGCTGACAAGGAGGTGCCAGGTTTCGGTGAGATATTCAGGCGCAGGAGTGAGGCACAGGCAGGTGTATTCGCATACATATCCTCCTCCAACCTGTTCATAATCTATGGAAAGCCTGTCTTCGTCCTCCCAGGATCGCCAAAGGCCCAGGATGTCGGAGCGAAGCTCATACTTGAAATGATCGACCATGTGATATATGAAACCAGGAAAGAATGA